The proteins below are encoded in one region of Lactuca sativa cultivar Salinas chromosome 3, Lsat_Salinas_v11, whole genome shotgun sequence:
- the LOC111912565 gene encoding kirola, producing MEQGGKSLSGKRVAKVKIKSDGDVFHELWKSLQLQIPSLTPTTFKNCQTLGGQVGIVGCVLVWNYFLDGKDCLAKTQIVDIDSEKKSITYKLLDGDLANLYETLVVNIRVEADGLENLVTWTAEYEKLSPDVPDPDTLMDFYRKATKEIETRLLQN from the exons atggaACAAGGAGGGAAGTCACTTAGTGGTAAAAGGGTTGCTAAGGTGAAGATCAAGTCTGATGGTGATGTTTTTCATGAGTTATGGAAGTCACTCCAACTCCAAATTCCCAGCTTGACCCCGACAACCTTCAAAAATTGTCAAACTTTGGGAGGTCAAGTTGGAATCGTTGGCTGTGTTCTCGTATGGAACTATTTCCTTG ATGGAAAAGACTGTTTAGCGAAGACTCAAATCGTTGACATCGACTCAGAAAAGAAGTCTATCACCTATAAGCTACTTGATGGGGATCTGGCGAACTTATATGAGACCTTGGTTGTGAATATTCGTGTAGAGGCTGACGGCTTAGAAAACCTTGTAACATGGACAGCCGAGTATGAGAAGCTGAGCCCTGATGTTCCAGACCCGGATACACTTATGGACTTCTACAGAAAGGCTACCAAAGAAATAGAGACTCGCCTGCTTCAAAACTAA